A stretch of Desulfobacter hydrogenophilus DNA encodes these proteins:
- the cobJ gene encoding precorrin-3B C(17)-methyltransferase has product MSGRARQVLEACDIVVGYKTYLELIKDVIKDKKTLTTGMTKEVDRVQAAIDAALDGYACALVSGGDAGIYAMAGLVLEMLALKKIACNTGEKGSLCVEVVPGIPALAAGAALLGAPLTHDFATVSLSDLLTPWQMIEKRLDAAASADFVINIYNPKSKKRDWQLSRAMEIILKYRAGTTPVGIVTGAMRDNQTVVLCALKDLDKADVGMQSIVIVGNSSTFIYNDLMITPRGYSKKYEI; this is encoded by the coding sequence ATGTCCGGCCGGGCACGCCAGGTGTTGGAAGCCTGCGATATTGTGGTGGGGTACAAAACCTATCTTGAACTGATCAAAGATGTGATCAAGGATAAGAAGACCCTGACCACAGGCATGACCAAGGAGGTGGACCGGGTTCAGGCCGCCATTGATGCCGCCCTTGACGGCTACGCGTGCGCCCTGGTATCCGGGGGGGATGCCGGCATCTACGCCATGGCAGGCCTGGTTTTGGAAATGCTGGCGCTTAAAAAAATTGCCTGCAATACCGGCGAAAAAGGCAGCCTGTGTGTTGAGGTGGTGCCGGGTATCCCCGCGCTTGCTGCCGGTGCTGCGCTTTTAGGCGCGCCCTTGACCCATGATTTTGCAACCGTCAGCCTCAGCGATCTGCTCACCCCCTGGCAGATGATTGAAAAGCGCCTGGATGCAGCAGCCTCTGCTGATTTTGTTATCAATATTTACAACCCCAAAAGCAAAAAGCGTGACTGGCAGCTCAGCCGGGCCATGGAGATTATTTTAAAATACCGGGCCGGCACCACCCCGGTGGGTATTGTTACAGGGGCCATGCGTGACAACCAGACGGTGGTGTTGTGTGCCCTTAAGGATTTGGACAAGGCCGACGTGGGGATGCAGAGCATCGTGATTGTGGGAAACAGTTCCACTTTTATTTATAATGATTTGATGATCACCCCCCGGGGGTACAGCAAGAAATATGAGATATGA
- a CDS encoding universal stress protein, whose amino-acid sequence MKHPERILVVSMGTKQALEAVQWGMSFARNYGAELFVTHIVHNPFGLKGWSLPISSAKILKDEFAKILEDAHKDLQDYIKAEDSEGLTIQESVIQGEPVQEITEFISEKNIDLMVMTAHEQGYLEHLMMGHDIRELIQKMPCSMFLVKRELEYKRYE is encoded by the coding sequence ATGAAACATCCGGAACGTATTCTCGTTGTATCCATGGGTACGAAACAGGCCCTTGAAGCCGTTCAGTGGGGAATGTCTTTCGCCCGTAATTACGGGGCAGAACTTTTTGTCACCCATATCGTGCACAACCCCTTTGGGCTGAAAGGCTGGAGTCTACCCATATCCTCAGCCAAGATTCTAAAGGACGAGTTCGCAAAAATACTTGAGGATGCTCATAAGGACCTTCAGGATTATATCAAGGCGGAAGATTCCGAAGGGCTGACCATCCAGGAAAGCGTCATCCAAGGGGAGCCTGTGCAGGAAATCACAGAATTCATTTCAGAAAAAAATATTGACCTGATGGTTATGACGGCCCATGAGCAGGGTTATCTTGAACATCTGATGATGGGTCATGACATTCGGGAACTGATTCAAAAAATGCCCTGTTCCATGTTCCTGGTCAAAAGAGAACTGGAGTATAAGCGCTATGAATAA
- a CDS encoding cobalt-precorrin 5A hydrolase has product MIDWAEKKLGVWVLTPHGMTLANQVKQALPHTDLFASKKLVPGEFYTAFSSLAKALAPVWDHYDAHYFIMATGIVVRTIAPLIQDKIKDPAVVCGDEAGSFVISLVSGHIGGANELAVRLSTILGATPVITTATDVNQVPAIDVIARDQGLYIENKTAIKHVSMAFIKGEPLPVHDPFHLVSPHLPPALMEDPSLFTSEKSGIWVDCTIRDLPEKVLVLRPKMLVAGMGCRKGVPRQELEDHLRHVFQTHGFSVNSLSKIVSVDLKAEEPGLLALARTLNVPIEFYTRDELDQVKTVPNPSFLVNKHIGVRSVCEAAAMLATGRTHLLIPKTSGKRVTFALAVMPVTS; this is encoded by the coding sequence ATGATTGACTGGGCTGAAAAAAAGCTTGGGGTATGGGTGCTGACACCCCATGGGATGACACTGGCAAACCAGGTGAAACAGGCGTTGCCCCATACAGACCTGTTTGCGTCGAAAAAACTTGTGCCGGGTGAATTCTATACCGCATTCTCCTCTTTGGCCAAGGCCCTGGCACCGGTCTGGGATCATTATGATGCCCATTACTTTATTATGGCCACGGGTATTGTGGTGCGCACCATTGCGCCTTTAATCCAGGATAAAATAAAAGATCCTGCCGTGGTGTGCGGTGATGAGGCCGGTAGTTTTGTGATCAGTCTGGTCTCAGGCCATATCGGCGGGGCCAATGAACTGGCCGTCAGGCTTTCGACGATACTGGGGGCAACCCCTGTGATCACAACCGCCACGGATGTCAACCAGGTGCCTGCCATTGATGTGATTGCCCGGGACCAGGGACTTTATATCGAAAATAAAACAGCCATAAAACATGTGAGCATGGCCTTTATCAAGGGGGAACCCCTGCCGGTTCATGACCCCTTTCATCTGGTGTCACCGCACTTGCCCCCGGCGCTCATGGAAGATCCTTCTTTATTTACTTCTGAAAAATCCGGAATATGGGTGGATTGCACGATCCGTGATCTTCCGGAAAAAGTGTTGGTGCTTCGTCCTAAAATGCTGGTGGCCGGCATGGGGTGTCGAAAAGGTGTGCCCCGGCAGGAACTTGAAGATCATTTACGGCACGTCTTTCAGACCCATGGATTCAGCGTGAACAGCCTGTCCAAAATCGTGTCCGTGGATCTTAAAGCCGAGGAACCCGGGCTTCTGGCGCTTGCCCGAACCTTAAACGTGCCCATTGAATTTTATACAAGAGACGAATTGGACCAGGTGAAGACAGTTCCCAATCCCTCTTTCCTGGTGAATAAACATATAGGAGTAAGGAGCGTATGCGAAGCAGCAGCCATGCTGGCAACGGGTCGGACGCATTTGTTAATACCGAAAACGTCCGGTAAAAGAGTAACCTTTGCCCTGGCGGTAATGCCCGTCACATCGTAG
- the cbiE gene encoding precorrin-6y C5,15-methyltransferase (decarboxylating) subunit CbiE: protein MNKPVHVIGMGLSPKDLTASHLALIERAAVLVGGKRHLSYFGDVMALKKEISSPVSGVLDFIEAHMADGLVVVLASGDPLFFGIGKTLIGRLGPDQVIIHPNVTSMAAAFARLKLPWQDAAWVSLHGRDNMSALAKAMDDKDLLCVLTDPENDPWAVKKQVNIHDYAWQMWVLENLGALEEKIFFMDEHTDTQTVFSQPNVVVLQKGEPAAPSGPLRSGTPDNWFVHEKGLITKAPVRVLSLAALELAPDNILWDLGAGSGSVGIEATLFLPDGFVYAVEKNQSRVAQIKANVERFKVKNLSFSLAQLPHGLADLPRPDRVFIGGSGKNLDQVLDVVTTVLRPLGRIVINTVLMETLHLAVSVLEEKGFGVSLTQAQISKSRNMPWGRRMEALNPVWIIAAQKGKP from the coding sequence TTACCGCATCCCACCTGGCGCTCATTGAAAGGGCCGCTGTTTTGGTGGGGGGAAAGCGGCATCTGTCCTATTTTGGGGATGTGATGGCCTTAAAAAAAGAGATTTCAAGCCCTGTGTCAGGGGTGCTGGATTTCATCGAAGCGCATATGGCTGACGGGCTTGTGGTGGTGCTGGCCTCGGGTGATCCGCTTTTCTTCGGTATCGGCAAAACGTTGATTGGGCGCCTGGGGCCGGATCAGGTCATCATTCATCCCAATGTCACCAGCATGGCTGCTGCCTTTGCCCGGCTTAAATTGCCCTGGCAGGATGCGGCCTGGGTGAGTCTGCACGGTCGGGACAATATGTCGGCCCTGGCAAAGGCAATGGATGACAAGGACCTGCTGTGTGTGCTCACCGATCCTGAAAACGATCCCTGGGCCGTTAAAAAACAGGTGAATATTCATGATTATGCCTGGCAGATGTGGGTGCTGGAAAACCTGGGCGCCCTGGAAGAAAAAATTTTTTTCATGGATGAACACACAGATACCCAAACCGTTTTTTCCCAGCCCAATGTGGTGGTGCTTCAAAAAGGTGAACCGGCAGCCCCTTCCGGCCCCTTACGTTCGGGGACCCCGGATAACTGGTTTGTCCATGAAAAGGGCCTGATTACCAAAGCGCCGGTTCGCGTTCTGTCTTTGGCCGCCCTGGAACTTGCCCCGGACAATATTTTGTGGGATCTGGGGGCAGGTTCGGGGTCTGTGGGGATTGAAGCTACCTTGTTTTTACCGGATGGGTTTGTTTATGCCGTGGAAAAGAATCAGAGCCGTGTCGCCCAAATCAAGGCCAATGTTGAGCGATTCAAAGTTAAAAATCTGTCTTTCTCCCTGGCACAACTTCCCCATGGATTGGCGGATTTGCCAAGGCCCGACCGGGTTTTTATCGGTGGTTCCGGTAAAAATCTAGACCAGGTGCTGGACGTGGTGACAACGGTTTTGAGGCCTTTGGGCAGAATCGTTATAAATACCGTACTGATGGAGACCCTGCACCTGGCGGTATCGGTGCTGGAAGAAAAGGGCTTTGGGGTGAGCCTGACCCAGGCCCAGATCAGCAAATCCAGGAACATGCCTTGGGGACGGCGTATGGAAGCGTTGAACCCCGTGTGGATCATTGCCGCACAAAAAGGAAAACCATGA
- a CDS encoding AAA family ATPase produces the protein MRESARQEALFKQMRTPEFYPHPVPGVTVCETHISMVFLAGDFVYKIKKSVDLKFLDFTTLEKRRHFCTREVALNCRLTNNVYLDVTKITQKGDQFYLGGDGTVVEYAVRMQKLSETDSMKQLLRSGKIGDKDINRLAMKLYEFYDSDTSDKPPNMEAAFETIRQNCDENFKQTQPLLGSLFDGDCFQSVWSRTSTFLDRQKSLFFRRMENKWFRDCHGDLRTGHIYFTDTGIQIIDCIEFNDRFRYIDVGADLAFLAMDMEFLEFSALAEKFLLAYAGYSHDPEVYVLINFYKCYRAMVRFKVNCIRLQAHDVSGEERNKLLEQTKKYLALSDRYADRFSRPRIWVTCGMPASGKSTLAQALSLALNIRSINSDVVRKKIFPAPPTDPENMPFEKGMYSETATSKTYDTLLVLAKKEVLKGNSVTIDASFSREKYRKQVISLAEKLGAGIVFIECTVSDPVLQERLIMRNGRNTISDARISHFQSFKNRFEPIQKIEADRHLKVNTEASMDACLSKILPRML, from the coding sequence ATGAGAGAATCAGCTCGTCAGGAAGCTCTGTTTAAACAAATGCGGACCCCGGAATTTTATCCCCATCCTGTTCCCGGCGTAACGGTCTGTGAAACCCATATTTCCATGGTGTTCCTGGCAGGTGACTTTGTTTATAAAATTAAAAAATCCGTGGACCTGAAGTTCCTTGATTTCACCACCCTTGAAAAACGCAGACATTTTTGCACCCGTGAGGTGGCATTAAATTGCCGGCTGACAAATAACGTCTACCTGGATGTGACAAAAATTACACAAAAAGGGGACCAGTTTTATTTAGGCGGCGACGGGACGGTTGTGGAATATGCCGTAAGGATGCAAAAACTGTCTGAGACCGATTCCATGAAACAGTTGCTTCGATCCGGAAAGATCGGTGATAAGGATATTAACCGGCTGGCAATGAAGCTGTATGAATTTTACGATTCCGATACGTCCGACAAACCGCCAAATATGGAAGCGGCCTTTGAAACAATCCGGCAAAACTGCGATGAAAACTTTAAACAGACCCAACCTTTGCTCGGGTCCTTGTTTGACGGCGATTGTTTTCAGTCGGTATGGTCCAGAACAAGTACTTTTTTAGACAGGCAAAAATCCCTGTTTTTTCGGCGCATGGAAAATAAATGGTTCCGGGACTGCCATGGAGATTTAAGAACCGGTCATATTTATTTTACAGATACCGGGATTCAGATCATTGACTGTATTGAATTCAATGACCGTTTCCGGTATATCGACGTGGGTGCGGACCTTGCCTTTCTGGCCATGGATATGGAATTTCTGGAATTTTCAGCCTTGGCTGAAAAGTTTCTTTTAGCTTATGCAGGCTATAGTCATGACCCGGAAGTATACGTACTGATAAATTTTTATAAATGCTACCGGGCCATGGTGCGTTTTAAGGTTAATTGCATCCGCCTGCAGGCGCATGATGTTTCCGGAGAGGAACGCAATAAACTTTTGGAACAGACAAAAAAATACCTTGCCCTTTCAGACCGGTATGCAGATCGCTTCTCCAGGCCCAGGATCTGGGTGACCTGCGGCATGCCGGCGTCTGGAAAAAGTACCTTGGCACAAGCCCTTTCCCTGGCGCTTAATATCCGGTCCATCAATTCGGATGTGGTCCGAAAAAAAATATTCCCAGCCCCACCAACCGACCCTGAAAACATGCCCTTTGAAAAAGGAATGTATTCCGAAACCGCGACCAGCAAGACATATGACACGCTTTTGGTTTTGGCAAAAAAAGAGGTTTTAAAAGGCAACTCCGTGACGATAGATGCCTCCTTTAGCCGGGAAAAATATCGAAAACAAGTGATTTCCCTGGCTGAAAAATTAGGTGCCGGCATCGTGTTTATCGAATGTACGGTATCGGACCCTGTTCTGCAAGAAAGGTTGATCATGAGAAATGGCCGAAACACAATATCTGATGCGCGGATTTCCCATTTTCAATCATTTAAAAATCGGTTTGAACCGATCCAGAAAATAGAGGCGGACCGTCATTTAAAAGTAAATACCGAAGCATCCATGGATGCGTGTCTTTCAAAGATTTTGCCCCGGATGCTTTAA
- a CDS encoding ArsC/Spx/MgsR family protein, translating into MAQVTFYEKPGCINNTKQKKWLAAAGHVVTEKNILETQWTREKLLLYFGNKPVADWFNRTAPLVKSKTVIPESVNREEALDLMLKNPILIKRPLLRVEDERMQGFSVDAVHAWIGLDPSKGNETIVEELRKENLGLCPMLAKDTSCDEQKIS; encoded by the coding sequence GTGGCCCAGGTTACATTTTACGAAAAACCCGGTTGCATAAACAACACCAAACAAAAAAAATGGCTCGCAGCTGCGGGCCATGTTGTAACCGAAAAAAACATTTTGGAAACCCAGTGGACCCGGGAAAAACTGCTTCTTTATTTTGGAAACAAACCTGTGGCGGACTGGTTTAACAGAACCGCGCCGCTGGTGAAATCCAAAACAGTGATCCCGGAATCTGTCAACCGTGAAGAGGCCCTTGACTTAATGTTAAAAAATCCCATTCTCATCAAACGGCCTCTGCTTCGTGTGGAAGATGAAAGAATGCAGGGCTTTTCCGTAGACGCGGTTCATGCCTGGATCGGACTTGATCCATCAAAAGGGAATGAAACCATTGTTGAAGAACTTCGAAAGGAAAACCTCGGCCTCTGTCCGATGCTGGCAAAAGATACCAGCTGTGATGAACAGAAAATAAGCTGA
- a CDS encoding universal stress protein, translating to MFKHILAATDLVGVKDPVVTSAAVIAETHQAKLNILHVAESSHENSRHLVKDFKTNEEINFSSAYQELVQKKLFDFYKAILPQGMDFDVTVVCGFPWEEIVRQSRHINAGMIVLGPHSERAVERGTVRVAGKIGSTVEGVVMRENCPVTIINPAVRLSSAAFKKIVVGVDFSVSCECALFFARKTAEKFGSKIFPFHMIPVPPYPKYTKKDYEADRKNTENRLEEFCQNLIQDTDYAYQIWGGALPHIELVKCAEKNNADVIILGSHTKKKGTKWYAGSAVERTAFRAGCPVIVVTDPEALVSWDENAPNDPAIGKEKDRSIHVFTGKRNE from the coding sequence ATGTTTAAGCATATTTTAGCAGCAACAGACCTTGTGGGAGTTAAGGACCCGGTGGTGACAAGCGCTGCTGTAATCGCCGAGACCCATCAAGCCAAGCTTAACATTCTCCATGTAGCGGAGTCCTCTCATGAAAACAGCCGACATCTGGTTAAGGATTTTAAAACAAACGAGGAGATCAATTTTTCGTCGGCGTATCAAGAACTTGTTCAGAAAAAACTCTTCGATTTTTATAAAGCAATATTGCCGCAGGGCATGGATTTTGATGTCACGGTTGTTTGCGGATTCCCCTGGGAAGAGATTGTTCGTCAATCCAGACATATTAACGCGGGCATGATCGTCCTCGGCCCCCATTCCGAACGTGCCGTTGAAAGGGGGACCGTCCGGGTGGCCGGGAAAATCGGGAGCACTGTGGAAGGTGTGGTAATGCGGGAAAATTGTCCGGTGACGATTATCAATCCCGCAGTTCGCTTGTCCTCGGCGGCATTCAAAAAAATTGTGGTGGGAGTGGATTTTTCCGTATCTTGTGAATGCGCCTTGTTCTTTGCCCGGAAAACTGCAGAAAAATTCGGGTCAAAAATCTTTCCCTTTCACATGATTCCTGTGCCACCGTATCCCAAGTATACCAAAAAAGATTATGAAGCAGATCGAAAAAATACTGAAAACCGCCTGGAAGAATTCTGCCAAAATTTGATTCAAGATACCGATTACGCCTATCAGATCTGGGGCGGGGCGTTGCCCCATATAGAACTCGTTAAATGTGCAGAAAAAAACAATGCAGACGTAATCATTCTGGGATCCCACACAAAGAAAAAAGGCACAAAATGGTATGCCGGCAGTGCCGTGGAACGGACCGCCTTCCGCGCCGGATGTCCGGTGATCGTCGTAACGGATCCGGAAGCCCTGGTTTCCTGGGATGAAAACGCCCCGAATGATCCGGCAATCGGTAAAGAAAAAGACCGGTCGATTCATGTATTTACCGGCAAGCGGAATGAATAA
- the cobM gene encoding precorrin-4 C(11)-methyltransferase: MKKYPIIFTGAGPGAPDLITVRGMKALEEADYILYAGSLVPEAVLTWAGDAAKKKSSAGLHLDEMVDIMADGWDKGLRVVRLHTGDPSLYGAIAEQMMLLDQREIPYEVIPGVTAAFAAAAALKVEYTVPEQSQTLIFTRISGRTPVPEKESLERLAAHNASMAIYLSAGMAEQVQKVLAATYGPKAPVAVAYRVSHPEERIIVTIVERLAQIMAENEINRLALIIVGPFLETEADARSLLYDRTFAHGYRDKV, from the coding sequence ATGAAAAAATATCCGATTATATTTACCGGGGCAGGGCCGGGTGCTCCAGACCTGATAACGGTCAGGGGCATGAAAGCCCTGGAAGAGGCTGATTATATCCTCTACGCAGGGTCTCTGGTGCCCGAAGCCGTGCTGACCTGGGCGGGTGACGCGGCTAAAAAAAAGTCCAGTGCCGGTCTACACCTGGACGAGATGGTGGATATCATGGCCGATGGCTGGGACAAGGGGCTTCGGGTCGTACGACTGCACACCGGAGATCCGTCCCTTTACGGGGCCATTGCCGAACAGATGATGCTGCTGGATCAACGGGAGATCCCCTACGAGGTGATTCCGGGCGTCACCGCCGCCTTTGCCGCAGCGGCTGCACTCAAGGTGGAATACACCGTGCCGGAACAATCCCAGACCCTGATATTCACTCGGATTTCAGGCCGGACCCCGGTCCCGGAAAAAGAGTCTTTGGAACGCCTTGCTGCCCATAATGCGTCCATGGCCATTTATTTAAGCGCCGGCATGGCCGAACAAGTGCAAAAAGTTCTGGCCGCAACCTATGGACCCAAAGCCCCTGTGGCCGTGGCCTATCGGGTAAGTCATCCCGAAGAGCGAATTATTGTTACCATTGTGGAGCGGCTGGCCCAAATTATGGCGGAAAATGAAATCAACCGCCTGGCTCTTATCATTGTAGGACCTTTTCTGGAAACGGAAGCGGACGCCAGATCTCTGCTGTACGACCGGACTTTTGCTCACGGATACCGGGACAAGGTGTGA
- a CDS encoding cobyric acid synthase, which yields MSENLKKAKCIAALGTGSDVGKSVIATALCRIFSDRGYKVAPYKAQNMSNNSGVTPEGLEMGRAQIVQAEAARIAPHVDMNPVLLKPVTQVGSQVVLLGKVHKDLSAAEYHREKAKLWDTACGALDRLRAANDVVVLEGAGSCAEVNLMARDIVNLKMAAYAKAPVILTADIDRGGVFAQIVGTLACLNKAEQDQIAGFIINRFRGDIALFKEGVDWIEKKTGKPVFGVLPWVNHHIPNEDSVVIEHAVAKTDPAQTPTVLVVRTPHISNFTDFDALFQVEGLGVNFVEHPRDLSAYKAVILAGSKSTRSDLNWLAKTGWTPKIKAYVKNGGHVLGICGGYQMLGTKVHDPNGLEGIPGDTDGLGLLPLETVLKAPKTTTISRFEWDSTPGLGYEIHMGRTASADRIASSKAADNGLLNVKERNQQTCTDFDGTMADSGRVMGTYMHGFFDSAPILKKWLGLLGLNKLEPPESCGLQGRNRQYDMLARHFETHVDVPAIVNAME from the coding sequence ATGAGTGAAAATTTAAAAAAAGCAAAATGTATCGCCGCCCTGGGTACAGGGTCTGATGTGGGAAAAAGCGTGATTGCCACAGCTCTTTGCCGGATTTTTTCCGATCGTGGGTATAAAGTGGCACCTTACAAGGCACAGAATATGTCCAATAACTCTGGGGTTACCCCGGAAGGTCTTGAAATGGGCCGGGCTCAGATTGTCCAGGCCGAAGCCGCCCGCATTGCTCCCCATGTGGACATGAACCCGGTGCTGCTCAAGCCCGTGACCCAGGTCGGCTCCCAGGTGGTGCTGCTGGGAAAGGTGCATAAAGATCTGTCCGCTGCTGAATATCACCGAGAAAAGGCAAAGCTCTGGGATACGGCCTGCGGCGCCCTGGACCGCCTTCGCGCCGCCAATGATGTGGTGGTGCTGGAAGGAGCCGGCTCCTGCGCTGAAGTCAATCTCATGGCACGGGATATCGTAAATCTGAAAATGGCCGCCTATGCCAAGGCCCCGGTGATTCTCACCGCTGACATTGACCGGGGCGGGGTGTTTGCCCAGATCGTGGGGACCCTGGCTTGTTTGAACAAGGCCGAACAGGACCAGATCGCAGGTTTTATCATCAATCGGTTCCGGGGCGATATTGCTTTGTTTAAAGAGGGCGTGGACTGGATTGAAAAAAAGACCGGCAAACCGGTTTTCGGCGTATTGCCCTGGGTGAACCATCATATCCCCAATGAAGATTCCGTGGTGATCGAACACGCCGTGGCTAAAACTGATCCTGCCCAAACCCCAACAGTACTGGTGGTGCGTACCCCCCATATTTCTAATTTTACCGATTTTGATGCCCTGTTTCAGGTGGAAGGATTGGGCGTGAATTTTGTTGAACATCCAAGAGACCTGTCCGCCTATAAAGCCGTAATCCTGGCCGGTTCCAAGAGCACCCGCAGCGACCTGAACTGGCTTGCCAAAACCGGATGGACCCCCAAAATTAAGGCTTATGTTAAAAATGGCGGCCATGTCCTGGGCATATGCGGCGGCTATCAGATGCTGGGCACAAAAGTCCATGACCCCAACGGCCTTGAAGGTATCCCGGGCGACACCGATGGGTTGGGGCTTCTCCCCCTTGAAACGGTTCTCAAAGCTCCCAAAACCACCACCATCTCCCGGTTTGAATGGGACAGCACCCCGGGTCTTGGTTACGAAATCCACATGGGCCGGACAGCTTCTGCCGACCGGATTGCTTCGAGCAAAGCGGCAGACAACGGCCTGTTAAACGTAAAAGAGAGAAACCAACAGACCTGCACCGATTTTGACGGGACCATGGCCGACTCAGGCCGGGTCATGGGTACCTACATGCACGGTTTTTTTGATTCTGCACCCATTCTGAAAAAATGGCTGGGCCTTCTGGGCTTAAACAAACTTGAACCCCCGGAATCCTGCGGCCTGCAGGGCAGGAACAGGCAGTATGATATGCTGGCCCGGCATTTTGAAACGCATGTGGATGTACCCGCTATTGTAAATGCCATGGAGTAG
- a CDS encoding cobalamin biosynthesis protein codes for MNKHIGVKSVCEAAAMPVTGRTCLLIPKNPARIVVTLALAAIPFTS; via the coding sequence GTGAACAAACATATAGGAGTAAAAAGCGTATGCGAAGCAGCAGCCATGCCGGTAACGGGCAGGACTTGTCTGTTAATCCCGAAAAATCCCGCTCGGATAGTAGTCACTCTTGCCCTGGCGGCAATACCCTTTACATCCTAG
- the cfa gene encoding cyclopropane fatty acyl phospholipid synthase, protein MRNQDIKKFINKLLKLAGITVNGNNPYDIQIKNDRFYQRVIHEPALGLGEAYMDNWWECRALDQFMSKVLCANLAEVLKKEWQITWNILKPKLLNQQSSRRAFMVGQTHYDIGNELYQGMLDKHMQYTCGYWKDATTLDQAQEAKLELVCRKLKLEPGMKVLELGCGFGGFAHYAATNYGVEVTGYTVSKEQAKFGKELCRGLPVDIRLADYRTATGEYDRVVSIGLMEHVGYKNYGTYMKLTNRLLKDDGIALVHTIGSNASCSACNSWTAKYIFPNGMLPSIAQLGKAMEKQFVMEDWHNFGEDYDKTLMAWHENFKQAWPNLKDRYNDRFYRMWEYYLLSCAGGFRSRSMQLWQIVMTKQGTSAPCCRLI, encoded by the coding sequence ATGAGAAATCAGGATATCAAAAAATTCATCAACAAATTATTGAAACTTGCCGGTATCACCGTTAACGGAAACAATCCCTACGACATTCAGATTAAAAATGACCGGTTTTACCAGCGGGTAATCCATGAACCTGCTCTGGGTCTTGGTGAAGCCTATATGGATAACTGGTGGGAGTGCCGCGCCCTGGATCAGTTCATGTCAAAAGTGTTGTGCGCAAATCTTGCGGAAGTATTAAAAAAAGAGTGGCAGATTACCTGGAATATCTTAAAACCAAAGCTTCTTAACCAACAGTCTTCCAGGCGTGCGTTCATGGTGGGTCAAACCCATTATGATATCGGTAATGAGCTTTATCAGGGCATGCTGGACAAACACATGCAATATACCTGCGGATACTGGAAAGATGCCACCACCCTTGATCAAGCCCAGGAGGCGAAACTTGAGTTGGTCTGCCGGAAATTAAAACTTGAGCCCGGCATGAAAGTACTTGAACTGGGATGCGGTTTTGGTGGGTTTGCCCACTATGCGGCAACAAATTACGGCGTTGAAGTGACCGGATACACCGTCTCCAAAGAGCAGGCTAAATTTGGGAAAGAGCTGTGCCGGGGGCTTCCCGTTGACATCCGGCTGGCAGATTACAGAACCGCCACCGGAGAATATGATCGGGTGGTCTCGATAGGTTTAATGGAGCATGTGGGGTATAAAAATTATGGCACTTACATGAAATTGACCAACCGGTTGCTGAAGGATGACGGTATTGCACTGGTTCATACCATCGGTAGTAATGCCAGTTGTTCTGCTTGTAACTCATGGACGGCAAAATATATTTTCCCCAATGGTATGCTTCCCTCCATTGCCCAGCTGGGAAAAGCCATGGAAAAACAATTTGTCATGGAGGACTGGCATAACTTTGGAGAGGACTACGATAAAACATTAATGGCATGGCACGAAAATTTCAAACAGGCGTGGCCCAATCTTAAAGATAGATACAACGATCGGTTTTATCGCATGTGGGAGTATTATTTATTAAGCTGTGCCGGAGGATTCCGATCACGATCCATGCAGTTATGGCAGATTGTGATGACTAAACAGGGGACTTCAGCGCCCTGCTGCCGCCTTATATAG